One Fuerstiella marisgermanici DNA window includes the following coding sequences:
- a CDS encoding PPC domain-containing protein, with the protein MHLFSPFPAFRWIHSGSLLVIASLTLASPSSAAEQPTIDRFFPPGAQRGTSVDVKLTGKPGDGELKVWSDAGQLTFEFSEKKDSAKVTVPDDATPGIHWLRFYNETGASELRPFFVGVASEVAEVEPNNEVGAAQAIEQATAVVNGVLAKSGDVDTYSLNLKAGTTLVASMQANRDLGSPMDGVLRILGPNGAVVAHNDDDHGFDPQLAFEVPADGTYFVRTFAFPATPNSTIRLAGGATYVYRLTLTTEAFVDYTVPAMVDASATSEVALHGWNLPNNSPPLVVPIFQTRAVTLTGDFANVVQLSASGSPSIVEEAAQKEPLKLPVAVTGIISEPGQTDQYSFEGKKGQKLTIAVASRALHSPLDPVLSIKDAKGSELKQVDDRSREDLDAEASVTLKTDGTHTITVTDRFSHGGSRFFYVLTCAETKPGFTAKAKATAFTFADDKPVEIPIDVARQNGLSEEIEFTAEGLPDGVTAEPAVSTKDGDAAKKVTLKLVRASEAKAFSGTFRIVGRSKDSKIETSVVAPVAKLTAEAEHLWLTVPKGPEPKEPEPAEAEPAAEESKTP; encoded by the coding sequence ATGCACCTTTTCAGCCCTTTTCCCGCCTTCCGATGGATTCACTCCGGCAGCCTTTTAGTGATTGCTTCGTTGACGCTCGCGTCACCCAGCAGTGCGGCGGAACAACCGACGATTGATCGTTTTTTTCCGCCGGGGGCACAGCGAGGGACGTCGGTTGATGTGAAGCTGACCGGCAAGCCAGGCGACGGTGAATTGAAAGTTTGGTCGGACGCCGGGCAGTTGACGTTTGAGTTCTCTGAGAAGAAGGATTCCGCCAAAGTGACGGTTCCGGACGATGCCACGCCTGGGATTCACTGGTTGAGGTTTTACAACGAAACAGGCGCGTCGGAGTTGCGGCCATTCTTTGTGGGCGTGGCGTCTGAAGTGGCCGAAGTCGAGCCCAATAACGAGGTCGGGGCTGCTCAAGCAATTGAACAGGCAACGGCGGTCGTGAACGGAGTGCTGGCGAAGTCTGGCGACGTCGATACGTACAGCCTTAATTTAAAAGCCGGGACAACTTTGGTGGCATCGATGCAGGCCAACCGCGATCTCGGTTCGCCGATGGATGGCGTGCTTCGAATCCTCGGACCAAACGGTGCTGTGGTTGCTCACAATGACGACGACCATGGCTTCGACCCGCAACTCGCGTTTGAAGTACCGGCCGACGGAACCTACTTTGTTCGCACGTTTGCTTTTCCTGCGACGCCGAACAGCACCATTCGATTGGCCGGCGGGGCGACTTACGTCTATCGCCTGACACTGACAACTGAAGCGTTCGTGGACTACACGGTGCCAGCGATGGTCGATGCGTCAGCCACCAGCGAAGTCGCGTTGCACGGTTGGAACCTTCCGAATAATTCGCCGCCGCTGGTCGTGCCAATATTCCAGACACGGGCAGTCACGTTAACCGGGGACTTTGCGAATGTCGTGCAACTGTCTGCCAGTGGCAGTCCGTCGATTGTTGAGGAGGCAGCACAAAAAGAGCCATTGAAACTGCCTGTTGCTGTGACCGGCATCATTTCGGAACCCGGCCAAACAGATCAGTATTCGTTTGAAGGCAAGAAGGGACAGAAGCTGACGATTGCAGTTGCCAGCCGTGCTCTGCATTCGCCACTCGATCCCGTGTTGTCGATTAAAGACGCCAAGGGCAGCGAACTAAAACAGGTTGACGATCGCAGTCGGGAAGACCTTGATGCAGAAGCGTCGGTGACTTTAAAAACGGACGGCACGCACACGATTACCGTCACCGATCGGTTCAGCCACGGCGGCTCGCGATTTTTCTATGTGCTCACATGTGCTGAAACGAAGCCAGGGTTCACCGCAAAGGCGAAAGCGACCGCATTTACTTTTGCAGACGACAAGCCCGTAGAAATTCCGATTGATGTTGCTCGCCAAAACGGCTTGTCTGAGGAAATCGAATTCACGGCCGAAGGGTTGCCAGACGGAGTCACTGCGGAGCCCGCCGTTTCCACGAAAGACGGTGATGCAGCCAAGAAGGTGACTCTAAAGCTGGTTCGTGCCAGCGAAGCCAAGGCATTCAGCGGGACGTTTCGGATTGTCGGCCGGTCGAAGGACTCAAAGATCGAAACAAGCGTCGTGGCACCGGTCGCAAAATTGACGGCGGAAGCAGAACACCTTTGGCTAACCGTGCCGAAAGGGCCTGAGCCCAAAGAACCTGAACCTGCAGAAGCTGAGCCCGCGGCTGAAGAGTCTAAGACCCCGTAG